A window of the Bacteroides thetaiotaomicron VPI-5482 genome harbors these coding sequences:
- a CDS encoding alpha-galactosidase, translating to MKLKAFLLFFLLSSFSLLQAADKPLIKIETERTSLIYQVADNGRLYQKYLGKKLNHDSDIQYLPQGTEAYLTHGMEDYFEPAIHIRHNDNNSSLLLKYVDHSSNAIGNGVNETVITLKDDKYPVTVKLHYVAYGKENIIRTFTEISHEEKKPVILCKYASSMLHLNSSKYFLTEFSGDWAHEANVTERELAFGKKVIDTKLGARANMFVSPFFQLALDNPSQENAGEVLVGTIGWTGNFRFTFEVDNKNELRIISGINPYDSEYSLPAREVFRTPDFYFTYSTQGKGEASRNFHDWARNHQVKNGNDTRMTLLNNWESTYFDFDENKLIGLMDEATKLGVDMFLLDDGWFANKYPRSSDHQGLGDWEETADKLPNGVGRLVEEAQKKGIKFGIWIEPEMVNPKSELYEKHKDWVIHLPNRDEYYFRNQMVLDLSNPKVQDHVFGVVDNLMTKYPGIAFFKWDCNSPITNIYSVYLKDKQSHLYVDYVRGLYKVLDRIKAKYPNLPMMLCAGGGGRSDYEALKYFTEFWPSDNTDPIERLFIQWGYSQIFPSKTLCAHVTTWNRGTSIKFRTDVAMMCKLGFDIKLEDMNQNEHLYCDQAVKNYNRLKPVILEGDLYRLVSPYGSNHTSSMFVGKDKKTAAVFAFDIHPRYAEKTLPVRLQGLNADKKYRVKEINMMPGSGSSLKGNNQVFSGEYLMNVGLDLFTTQQLNSRLIEITEE from the coding sequence ATGAAATTAAAAGCATTCTTACTTTTTTTTCTATTGAGTTCTTTTTCTCTTTTGCAGGCTGCCGACAAGCCGCTGATCAAAATAGAAACCGAACGGACCAGCCTTATCTATCAAGTAGCTGACAACGGACGTCTGTATCAGAAATACTTGGGCAAAAAGCTTAACCATGATTCCGATATCCAGTATCTGCCACAAGGGACTGAAGCTTATCTGACTCACGGTATGGAGGACTACTTTGAACCGGCTATTCACATACGTCATAACGATAATAACTCTTCATTGCTGCTGAAATACGTAGATCATTCGAGCAATGCCATCGGTAACGGGGTCAACGAAACCGTAATTACCCTTAAGGATGATAAATACCCTGTGACCGTGAAGCTGCATTATGTGGCTTACGGCAAAGAGAACATTATCCGTACGTTTACTGAAATCAGCCATGAAGAGAAGAAACCTGTGATACTTTGCAAGTATGCTTCATCAATGCTTCACCTGAACAGCAGCAAGTATTTCCTGACTGAATTTTCCGGTGACTGGGCACACGAAGCCAACGTGACCGAAAGAGAACTGGCTTTCGGTAAAAAGGTGATCGATACGAAGTTGGGTGCACGTGCCAATATGTTTGTATCTCCTTTCTTCCAGCTGGCTCTTGACAATCCTTCGCAGGAGAATGCAGGCGAAGTGCTGGTAGGAACCATCGGATGGACGGGTAACTTTCGCTTTACTTTCGAAGTGGACAACAAAAACGAACTGCGTATTATCAGCGGTATCAACCCGTACGACTCCGAATACAGCCTGCCCGCCAGAGAAGTGTTCCGTACTCCGGACTTCTATTTCACTTACAGCACGCAGGGGAAAGGTGAGGCCAGCCGTAACTTCCATGACTGGGCGCGCAATCATCAGGTGAAAAACGGTAATGATACCCGCATGACTTTGCTCAACAACTGGGAATCTACCTATTTTGACTTTGATGAAAATAAACTGATCGGCTTGATGGATGAGGCTACCAAGCTGGGCGTAGATATGTTCCTGCTGGACGATGGTTGGTTTGCCAACAAATATCCCCGTAGCAGTGACCATCAGGGGTTGGGCGACTGGGAAGAGACTGCCGACAAACTTCCGAACGGAGTAGGGCGTCTTGTTGAAGAAGCACAAAAGAAAGGTATCAAGTTCGGTATATGGATAGAGCCGGAAATGGTAAATCCCAAAAGCGAGCTTTACGAAAAGCATAAGGACTGGGTGATTCATCTGCCTAACCGTGATGAATACTACTTCCGCAACCAGATGGTGCTCGACCTTAGCAATCCGAAAGTACAGGATCATGTATTCGGCGTGGTGGACAACCTGATGACCAAATATCCCGGCATCGCTTTCTTCAAATGGGACTGCAACAGCCCGATTACGAATATCTATTCGGTGTATCTGAAAGATAAACAGTCTCATCTGTACGTTGATTATGTGCGCGGACTTTACAAGGTGCTGGACAGAATCAAGGCTAAATATCCTAATCTTCCGATGATGCTGTGTGCCGGTGGCGGCGGACGCTCCGACTATGAAGCATTGAAGTACTTCACAGAGTTCTGGCCAAGCGACAATACCGATCCTATCGAACGCCTGTTTATCCAATGGGGCTATTCGCAGATCTTCCCAAGTAAGACACTGTGTGCCCACGTCACTACTTGGAATCGTGGAACCAGTATCAAGTTCCGTACCGATGTAGCCATGATGTGCAAATTAGGATTCGACATCAAACTGGAAGACATGAATCAGAATGAGCACCTTTACTGTGATCAGGCAGTCAAGAACTACAACCGTCTGAAACCTGTCATCCTTGAAGGTGATTTGTATCGCCTCGTTTCTCCTTACGGAAGCAACCATACTTCTTCCATGTTTGTAGGCAAGGACAAGAAAACGGCTGCGGTATTTGCCTTCGATATCCATCCGCGCTATGCGGAAAAGACATTGCCTGTCCGCCTGCAAGGGTTGAATGCCGACAAGAAGTACCGTGTGAAGGAAATCAATATGATGCCCGGTAGCGGTTCCTCATTGAAGGGTAACAACCAGGTTTTCTCCGGAGAATATCTAATGAACGTCGGACTGGATCTTTTCACAACACAGCAGCTCAACAGCCGTCTCATTGAAATAACAGAAGAATAA
- a CDS encoding GH92 family glycosyl hydrolase, whose product MKKLLLSVCAFSLTLATLQAGEITKYVNPFIGTGAIDGGLSGNNYPGATSPFGMIQLSPDTSEAPNWGDASGYDYNRNTIFGFSHTRLSGTGASDLIDITLMPTSSGRTSSAFTHDEEKARPGYYQVMLKDENINAELTTTQRNGIHRYQYPAGKDAEIILDMDHSADKGSWGRRIINSQIRILNDHAVEGYRIITGWAKLRKIYFYMEFSSPILTSTLRDGGRVHENTAVINGTNLHGCFRFGQLNGKPLTCKVALSSVSMENARQNMEQEAPHWDFDRYVAAADADWEKQLGKIEVKGTEVQKEIFYTALYHTMIQPNTMSDVNGEYMAADYTTRKVANNETHYTTFSLWDTFRASHPLYTLLEPERVTDFVKSMIRQYEYYGYLPIWQLWGQDNYCMIGNHSIPVITDAILKGIPGIDMEKAYEAVYNSSVTSHPNSPFEVWEKYGFMPENIQTQSVSITLEQAFDDWCVAQLAAKLNKDADYQRFHKRSEYYRNLFHPKTKFFQSKNDKGEWIEPFDPYQYGGNGGHPFTEGNAWQYFWYVPHNIQALMELTGGTKAFEQKLDTFFTSTYKSEQMNHNASGFVGQYAHGNEPSHHVAYLYNFAGQPWKTQKYVSHILNTLYNNTSSGYAGNDDCGQMSAWYVFSAMGFYPVNPADGRYIIGSPLLDECTLKLAGNKEFRIRTIRKSPEDIYIQSVTLNGKKHKDFFITHQDIMNGGTMVFKMGKKPSGWGK is encoded by the coding sequence ATGAAGAAATTACTTTTAAGTGTATGTGCATTTTCATTGACTCTCGCTACGTTGCAGGCAGGGGAAATCACTAAATATGTAAATCCGTTTATTGGAACGGGGGCCATCGATGGGGGACTTTCGGGTAATAATTACCCGGGGGCGACCTCGCCGTTCGGTATGATACAGCTTTCTCCGGACACCAGCGAAGCTCCCAATTGGGGGGACGCTTCCGGCTACGACTATAACCGGAATACGATCTTCGGTTTCAGCCATACCCGCCTGAGTGGGACAGGAGCCTCGGACCTGATCGACATTACATTGATGCCGACCAGTAGCGGACGCACTTCTTCCGCATTCACGCATGACGAAGAGAAGGCCCGTCCCGGCTATTATCAGGTAATGCTGAAAGATGAGAATATTAATGCAGAGCTTACCACTACTCAGAGAAACGGTATCCACCGCTATCAATATCCCGCCGGCAAAGATGCGGAGATTATATTGGATATGGACCACTCGGCAGATAAGGGCAGTTGGGGACGCCGGATCATTAACTCTCAGATCCGCATTCTGAATGATCATGCAGTGGAAGGTTACCGTATCATCACCGGATGGGCGAAACTGCGCAAGATTTATTTCTACATGGAGTTTTCCAGTCCTATCCTTACTTCTACGCTGAGAGACGGCGGGCGTGTTCATGAAAACACAGCCGTGATCAACGGTACGAATCTTCATGGCTGTTTCCGTTTCGGCCAACTGAATGGCAAACCACTGACGTGTAAGGTAGCCCTTTCATCCGTCTCTATGGAGAATGCCCGTCAGAACATGGAACAGGAAGCACCGCACTGGGATTTCGACCGCTATGTGGCTGCTGCGGACGCTGATTGGGAAAAACAACTGGGAAAGATCGAAGTGAAAGGTACGGAAGTGCAGAAAGAGATATTCTATACGGCTCTTTACCACACCATGATACAGCCTAACACCATGTCCGACGTGAACGGCGAATACATGGCTGCCGACTATACGACCCGCAAAGTAGCGAACAATGAAACTCATTACACCACATTCTCCCTGTGGGATACTTTCCGCGCTTCTCATCCTCTCTACACATTGCTGGAACCCGAACGGGTGACTGACTTCGTGAAGAGCATGATACGCCAGTATGAATATTACGGCTACCTGCCTATCTGGCAATTATGGGGACAGGACAATTACTGTATGATCGGTAACCACTCCATCCCTGTGATCACTGATGCCATCCTGAAAGGTATTCCCGGAATTGATATGGAGAAGGCCTATGAAGCAGTCTATAACAGTTCGGTAACCTCACACCCCAACTCTCCTTTTGAGGTATGGGAGAAATACGGCTTTATGCCCGAAAACATTCAGACTCAATCTGTCTCCATCACTCTGGAGCAGGCTTTTGATGACTGGTGTGTTGCCCAACTGGCTGCAAAATTGAACAAGGATGCCGATTATCAGCGATTCCACAAACGCTCCGAATATTACCGGAACCTTTTCCATCCGAAAACGAAGTTCTTCCAGTCCAAGAATGACAAGGGAGAATGGATCGAACCTTTCGACCCGTATCAATACGGTGGAAACGGCGGGCATCCGTTTACCGAAGGAAATGCATGGCAATACTTTTGGTATGTTCCGCATAACATCCAGGCCTTGATGGAACTGACAGGAGGAACGAAAGCCTTTGAACAAAAGCTGGATACCTTTTTTACCTCTACCTATAAGAGTGAGCAGATGAATCATAACGCTTCGGGATTTGTGGGACAGTATGCACATGGTAATGAACCCAGCCATCACGTAGCTTATCTCTATAATTTTGCAGGTCAGCCGTGGAAGACGCAAAAGTATGTCAGTCATATTCTGAACACGCTGTATAACAACACTTCTTCGGGATATGCCGGAAATGATGACTGCGGTCAGATGTCTGCCTGGTATGTATTCAGTGCGATGGGATTCTATCCGGTCAATCCTGCCGACGGCCGGTATATCATCGGTTCCCCGCTTTTGGATGAGTGTACTTTGAAACTGGCAGGTAATAAGGAGTTCCGTATCCGGACCATCCGCAAGTCTCCCGAAGATATCTACATTCAGTCGGTGACTTTGAACGGGAAGAAACACAAAGATTTCTTCATCACTCATCAGGACATCATGAACGGTGGTACGATGGTATTCAAGATGGGTAAGAAACCATCCGGATGGGGAAAGTAA
- a CDS encoding sialate O-acetylesterase: MKKYQLTLLSLCVAAFAQAKVTLPSFFTDNMVIQQNSQLTLPGKAKAGKQVTVKVSWNHEKYTAKASADGHFSIEVPTPPAGGPYQIIVSDGEKLVLNNVLSGEVWICSGQSNMEMPVAGWGKVMNYEQEVADADYPSIRLLQVKKTVAFSPQDNVEMNMNGWQECSSATVPEFSSVAYFYARKLWKELNVPVGVIDCTWGGTPAESWTSHQTLKQVVGFQKKMAEMESAGFQREKLVELYHREMDEWLQQFDAKDAGFKDGVPQWISALQTGNEWKPMELPAYWETRGLNFDGTVWFQKEVEIPADWNGKEISFHLAMIDDDDVTYFNGKEIGRTSGCNTMRTYKIPAALAKAGKGVITIRAIDYGGEGGIHGEPQQMYMEANDKKISLAGNWNYHTGVSMTGAPSRPLSPEGTGWPTSCYPTVLYNAMIHPFTVFPIKGAIWYQGENNVGFDEQYRVLFQSMITDWRRAWKQDFPFYFVQLANYLKPEEVQPDSKWAALRDAQAHALHLPNTGMACAIDLGEAYDIHPKNKQEVGKRLAQAALAKTYNKGTYEVPAFLGYRISGRTLILSFDQEVVAKEGTPKGFILAGPDGKYVPAQAIIRGKEVILQSDRIEIPTAACYAWADNPVCNLYGKNGLPVPPFRTRE, from the coding sequence ATGAAAAAATATCAATTAACACTCTTATCGTTATGTGTGGCAGCCTTTGCGCAAGCGAAGGTCACATTGCCGTCATTCTTTACCGATAATATGGTTATTCAGCAAAACAGTCAGCTGACGTTGCCGGGAAAAGCAAAAGCCGGTAAACAAGTGACTGTGAAGGTGAGCTGGAATCATGAGAAATATACGGCTAAAGCGTCAGCTGATGGTCATTTTAGCATAGAAGTCCCGACTCCGCCTGCCGGAGGACCTTATCAGATCATTGTTTCGGATGGTGAGAAACTAGTGTTGAACAACGTCTTATCGGGCGAAGTCTGGATATGTTCCGGTCAGTCGAATATGGAAATGCCCGTTGCCGGATGGGGAAAAGTGATGAATTACGAACAGGAGGTTGCCGATGCCGATTATCCTTCCATCCGTCTGTTGCAGGTAAAGAAGACCGTCGCTTTCTCTCCGCAGGATAACGTAGAAATGAATATGAACGGCTGGCAGGAATGTAGTTCCGCTACTGTACCGGAGTTTTCTTCCGTTGCTTATTTCTATGCCCGTAAGTTGTGGAAAGAACTGAATGTGCCCGTTGGGGTGATTGACTGCACTTGGGGCGGCACACCTGCCGAATCATGGACAAGCCATCAGACATTGAAGCAAGTCGTGGGATTTCAGAAAAAGATGGCCGAAATGGAAAGCGCAGGCTTCCAAAGAGAGAAACTTGTCGAACTTTACCATCGGGAAATGGACGAGTGGCTTCAGCAGTTTGATGCCAAGGATGCCGGATTCAAAGACGGAGTTCCCCAATGGATATCAGCTCTTCAGACAGGGAATGAATGGAAACCGATGGAACTGCCCGCTTATTGGGAAACTCGCGGACTGAATTTTGACGGCACTGTCTGGTTCCAGAAAGAAGTGGAAATACCTGCTGACTGGAACGGCAAGGAAATCTCCTTCCATCTGGCTATGATCGACGACGACGATGTTACTTACTTTAACGGGAAGGAGATAGGAAGAACTTCGGGATGCAATACGATGCGTACTTATAAGATTCCCGCAGCCTTGGCAAAGGCAGGCAAAGGGGTTATCACCATCCGTGCCATAGATTATGGCGGCGAAGGCGGTATCCACGGAGAACCTCAGCAGATGTATATGGAAGCGAACGACAAGAAGATTTCCTTGGCGGGCAACTGGAACTATCACACCGGAGTATCGATGACCGGTGCACCTTCTAGACCATTGTCTCCCGAAGGAACCGGCTGGCCGACATCCTGCTATCCGACCGTACTTTACAATGCAATGATACATCCTTTTACCGTCTTCCCTATCAAGGGCGCTATCTGGTATCAGGGAGAAAATAATGTAGGATTCGACGAGCAGTACAGAGTACTTTTCCAATCAATGATTACAGATTGGAGAAGGGCATGGAAACAGGATTTTCCTTTCTACTTTGTGCAGTTGGCCAATTATCTGAAGCCGGAAGAAGTACAGCCGGACTCCAAATGGGCGGCTCTCCGTGATGCACAGGCACATGCGCTGCACCTACCTAATACAGGTATGGCATGTGCCATCGACCTCGGCGAAGCTTATGATATCCACCCGAAAAACAAACAGGAAGTAGGAAAGCGACTGGCGCAAGCGGCATTGGCGAAGACCTATAACAAAGGTACATACGAAGTGCCCGCATTCCTTGGATACCGCATTTCGGGACGTACGCTGATTCTTAGTTTCGATCAGGAAGTAGTAGCCAAAGAAGGTACTCCGAAAGGCTTTATACTGGCAGGACCGGACGGGAAATACGTTCCGGCACAGGCTATTATCCGGGGAAAAGAAGTCATTCTGCAATCCGACCGGATAGAAATACCGACGGCGGCCTGCTATGCGTGGGCAGACAATCCTGTTTGTAATCTATATGGCAAGAACGGGCTTCCCGTACCCCCGTTCCGCACCAGAGAATAA
- a CDS encoding alpha-galactosidase: MKNQKLLLKKMSGVSLMLLLFLFISNCASGDKIFSTDVWNITYDDQQGGIALTYKSKNICNGMYASYQWEGKEIKTSDYARHKISTGKVSDSFGKGHIYKVEYTDKELPKLTQYFYLYPGKEYILTDFTVEAKEEIRSGRMAPVNVDSISGFLQAGDNRALFVPFDNDKWIRYQSHPLGFDTLVSYEVTAIFNNESRNGLVIGSVEHDNWKTGISIGKGDRDNIGSLVCYGGIADEQTRDVKAHGALAGKKIKSPKVFLGFFEDWCDGLEAYAKANAVIAPPKAWEKAVPFGWNSWGALQFNLTYEKAMEVSDYFKENLQNNHFVNPDQTVYIGLDSGWDCMNEEQLKSFIEKCKSNGQIGGIYWTPFTDWARDPERTVDAAPEYKYKDIYLYANGKPQELDGAYAVDPTHPAVEAMMKKTSGLFHRAGFEYVKMDFMTHGAMEADKWYNPEITTGIQGYNYGMKLLNQYFGDMYINLSISPVFPAQYAQSRRIACDAWNQIKDTEYTLNALSYGWWQKYIYQYNDADHIVLRDATDGENRARITSGVITGIYITGDDFSAGGGKDAKEKSQKYLTNAAVNAVATGEVFRPVEGNGEKSEHIFVRKTPDGRFHCAVFNYSDQEQTTVLSLERIGLDKARGYQVKELWSGNETFATGQLEVTVPSKDVQLLEFK; this comes from the coding sequence ATGAAAAACCAAAAGCTACTACTAAAAAAAATGTCGGGAGTATCCCTGATGCTTCTTCTGTTTCTTTTCATTTCCAACTGTGCCAGTGGAGACAAGATTTTCTCTACCGATGTATGGAATATAACTTACGATGATCAGCAAGGGGGAATAGCACTCACTTATAAGTCAAAAAATATTTGTAACGGAATGTATGCTTCCTATCAATGGGAAGGGAAGGAGATCAAGACAAGTGACTATGCCCGCCATAAAATCAGTACGGGCAAAGTTTCCGATTCTTTCGGGAAAGGACATATATATAAGGTGGAGTATACGGATAAGGAGCTTCCGAAGCTGACTCAGTATTTCTATCTTTATCCGGGTAAGGAATATATACTGACCGATTTTACGGTCGAAGCGAAAGAGGAAATCCGTTCCGGCAGAATGGCTCCTGTTAATGTCGATTCTATATCCGGATTCTTGCAGGCAGGTGATAACCGTGCTCTTTTTGTTCCGTTCGACAATGACAAATGGATCAGATATCAGTCTCACCCGCTTGGTTTCGATACATTGGTGAGTTATGAAGTGACAGCCATATTCAATAATGAAAGCCGGAACGGTCTGGTGATCGGCTCCGTAGAACATGATAACTGGAAAACAGGTATTTCAATAGGTAAGGGGGATCGTGATAACATTGGTTCGCTGGTATGTTATGGGGGCATAGCAGATGAGCAGACTCGTGACGTAAAGGCTCACGGTGCATTAGCAGGTAAAAAGATTAAATCCCCTAAAGTCTTTTTGGGTTTCTTTGAAGATTGGTGCGATGGACTTGAAGCGTATGCAAAAGCCAACGCTGTAATTGCCCCTCCCAAAGCATGGGAGAAAGCTGTTCCATTTGGTTGGAACAGCTGGGGGGCATTACAATTCAATCTGACTTATGAGAAAGCGATGGAAGTCTCCGATTATTTCAAGGAGAATCTGCAGAATAATCATTTTGTAAACCCTGATCAGACTGTCTATATCGGTCTGGATTCCGGTTGGGACTGTATGAATGAGGAGCAACTGAAGTCATTTATCGAAAAATGTAAGTCGAACGGACAGATCGGTGGTATCTACTGGACTCCGTTCACCGACTGGGCACGCGATCCGGAACGGACGGTAGATGCCGCACCGGAATATAAATACAAAGATATCTATCTCTATGCCAACGGAAAGCCGCAGGAACTGGACGGCGCTTATGCAGTCGATCCAACGCATCCGGCAGTGGAAGCTATGATGAAGAAGACTTCCGGTTTGTTCCACCGTGCAGGATTCGAGTATGTGAAGATGGACTTCATGACACACGGTGCGATGGAAGCGGACAAATGGTATAATCCTGAGATTACCACAGGTATACAGGGATATAATTATGGCATGAAACTGCTCAATCAATATTTTGGAGATATGTATATCAATCTCTCCATTTCTCCTGTCTTCCCTGCCCAGTATGCGCAGTCACGCAGAATAGCCTGTGATGCGTGGAATCAGATCAAGGATACCGAATATACATTGAACGCTCTTTCATACGGCTGGTGGCAGAAGTATATCTATCAATATAACGATGCCGATCATATTGTACTGAGAGATGCTACCGACGGAGAAAACCGTGCCCGTATTACTTCGGGTGTCATTACGGGTATTTACATTACAGGAGACGATTTCAGTGCGGGAGGAGGAAAAGACGCCAAAGAAAAGTCACAGAAATATCTGACCAATGCGGCAGTGAATGCAGTAGCGACAGGAGAAGTGTTCCGTCCCGTGGAAGGAAACGGAGAGAAGTCGGAACATATCTTTGTAAGGAAGACACCCGATGGTCGTTTCCATTGTGCGGTATTCAACTACTCGGACCAGGAACAGACAACTGTGCTTTCGTTAGAAAGAATAGGATTGGACAAGGCACGCGGCTATCAGGTGAAAGAGTTGTGGAGCGGCAATGAGACTTTTGCCACAGGACAGCTTGAAGTGACCGTACCCTCCAAAGACGTGCAATTACTTGAATTTAAATAA
- a CDS encoding OmpA/MotB family protein codes for MKKIALFTFLTLLLCTSCVTKKKFMMTEAARIASIDSLQSLLTDCRNTGDQLSAQIKKLLRDTTQMGNSIRQYQSMLSTNMTEQEKLNALLSQKKNELSERERTINELQDMINAQNEKVKQLLNSVKDALLGFSTDELTVREKDGKVYVAMSDKLLFQSGSARLDKRGEEALGKLAEVLNKQTDIDVFIEGHTDNKPINTVQFKDNWDLSVIRATSVVRILIKNYGVNPLQIQPSGRGEYMPVDDNETAEGRSKNRRTEIIMAPKLDKLFQMLQTSEEVK; via the coding sequence ATGAAGAAAATTGCATTATTTACTTTCCTTACATTGTTATTATGTACTTCATGTGTAACGAAAAAGAAGTTCATGATGACAGAAGCCGCACGTATTGCAAGTATCGACAGCTTGCAAAGTTTATTGACTGATTGCCGCAACACGGGCGACCAGCTGTCAGCACAAATCAAGAAGCTCCTGCGTGATACCACCCAGATGGGAAACAGTATCCGTCAGTATCAGAGCATGCTTAGTACTAACATGACGGAACAGGAAAAACTGAATGCCTTGTTGAGTCAGAAGAAAAACGAACTTAGCGAAAGAGAACGCACCATCAACGAGTTGCAGGACATGATCAACGCTCAGAACGAGAAAGTGAAACAACTGCTGAACAGTGTGAAAGACGCGTTACTGGGCTTTAGCACAGACGAACTGACGGTTCGTGAAAAGGATGGAAAGGTGTATGTGGCAATGTCGGACAAATTGCTGTTCCAGTCAGGAAGCGCCCGTCTGGATAAACGCGGAGAGGAAGCTCTCGGCAAATTGGCGGAAGTCTTGAACAAGCAGACCGACATCGACGTATTTATCGAAGGTCACACCGACAATAAACCGATCAACACCGTACAGTTCAAAGACAACTGGGATTTGAGCGTGATTCGTGCTACCTCCGTCGTACGTATCCTGATTAAGAACTACGGTGTAAATCCTTTGCAGATACAGCCCAGCGGTCGCGGCGAATATATGCCTGTTGACGACAATGAAACAGCGGAAGGCAGAAGCAAGAACCGCCGTACGGAGATTATCATGGCTCCAAAGCTGGACAAGTTGTTCCAGATGTTACAGACTTCCGAAGAGGTTAAATAA